The Daucus carota subsp. sativus chromosome 2, DH1 v3.0, whole genome shotgun sequence genome includes a window with the following:
- the LOC108209434 gene encoding uncharacterized protein LOC108209434 isoform X3, producing the protein MGIDSSSKFTKNARVEVTSEEEGFTGAWYLAKIIDPFPRKRPNQFYVQYETLLDENSAKPLKEFVNCSLVRPIPPQEIQKIQSFQLDDAVDAFYKDGWWTGVITNVFEGNSRFEVTFSNPPDLIVFPAGDLRLHRDWINGKWTRPKKNQRITGLLFSIGKKVEVSFSRVEHSEVWFPAIVQEDTGNGSFLVEYQCLGKNGEPESLKVVVDSLHIRPSPPQLKGKNYDLLEKVDAYIEFGWWSGVLTKELPDNKYLVFFNKMKKERLLGQSEIRPHMEWKEGNWFSTSQDISTTLDYQGLAKSDNLNVHQTEARTADFLNSLDIRTEWVTPSKEMEHSNNSNLPILPKDRLYSSLVKASGDDIHLISNSTNGGARTSNIEQSKFNLPSENFSRGKRARTKRHKVDEPEYHAPQHSKRSVGRPPKSRIGKPLTLAGDKGFDELEHYTSEQLGRNSKVLPIALISNPETQGDKNGYAVNCTEENFVQKDSVTEVPITRNPEKEVIEGSQAEILSHPAEVVLDLSGGEHLVHNPPVEGIKVESTGKRKRGRPPKLQKSLEVGQLNGGKNLAKGPEVAMPNGGVTAQNRSLGEVVFPVVVGLKAKKVDGSVNSKEMIGVDKKILNGLVDKKSKSSSKTEVYPAKKDKLQSKKGIQVSVGKQARDSSKRGRRTPIIDAESPNQDSEDLSAKIVTEVDGKGSSVKEAETSTVRSSLHMSDDQPLRMWLDCPKTADATSVSQGRNVEKQCITNFSKDIVVLPSQCDDQNWPFAKTNYSLWNSLESEEAFRLVPQTPHFQSLFSQRESSREGAAIASMVNFSNVFKMASNLQPDCPRNTIEDALETLLDLENDGFMVNVVRDRFLQLLSAKDKVEGFVAKAKETTDQIEEIDHDQSMIDLNIKDIQNRIRLLQEECALALSKKAEQYSTIAHLKSKVSGLNDSIRNAELEFTALVATPWQV; encoded by the exons ATGGGTATAGATAGCTCTTCTAAATTCACAAAAAACGCTCGTGTGGAAGTCACATCTGAGGAAGAGGGCTTCACTGGTGCTTGGTATCTTGCAAAAATTATCGACCCTTTTCCGAGGAAGAGGCCTAATCAATTTTATGTCCAGTATGAAACTCTTTTGGATGAGAATTCTGCGAAACCCTTGAAGGAATTTGTGAATTGTAGCCTTGTGAGGCCTATTCCCCCTCAAGAAATtcaaaagattcaatcttttcaGCTTGATGATGCTGTGGATGCTTTTTACAAAGATGGGTGGTGGACTGGTGTGATTACTAATGTGTTTGAGGGGAATTCGAGATTTGAGGTCACGTTTTCAAACCCCCCGGATTTGATTGTGTTTCCAGCTGGGGATTTACGGCTTCATCGCGATTGGATTAATGGGAAATGGACCCGGCCTAAAAAAAATCAG AGAATAACAGGGCTGCTATTTAGCATTGGAAAAAAGGTAGAAGTGTCTTTTTCAAGAGTAGAGCATAGTGAAGTTTGGTTCCCGGCAATTGTACAAGAAGACACAGGAAACGGCTCTTTCTTGGTAGAGTATCAGTGCCTCGGGAAGAATGGTGAACCTGAGTCTCTGAAAGTGGTAGTTGATTCTCTTCATATTCGGCCTTCTCCTCCTCAGTTGAAGGGGAAAAATTATGATCTGTTAGAGAAGGTGGACGCGTACATTGAGTTTGGTTGGTGGAGTGGAGTGTTAACTAAAGAACTTCCTGATAATAAGTATCTTGTTTTCTTTAACAAAATGAAGAAAGAGAGGTTACTTGGTCAGTCAGAAATAAGACCGCACATGGAGTGGAAAGAGGGAAATTGGTTTAGTACATCCCAG GATATCTCTACCACCCTGGATTATCAAGGACTGGCAAAGAGTGATAACCTAAATGTCCATCAGACTGAAGCGAGAACTgctgattttttaaattcgcTGGACATTAGAACGGAGTGGGTCACTCCTTCCAAGGAGATGGAACATTCAAATAATTCCAATCTCCCAATTCTCCCAAAAGATCGTTTGTATTCATCTTTGGTAAAAGCTTCAGGTGATGACATACATTTAATTTCTAATTCAACCAATGGTGGTGCTAGAACCAGTAACATAGAGCAGTCCAAATTTAATCTGCCATCAGAGAATTTCTCGCGAGGAAAGAGAGCT AGGACTAAACGTCACAAGGTTGATGAACCTGAGTACCATGCTCCACAGCATTCAAAAAGAAGCGTTGGGAGGCCACCAAAATCACGGATTGGTAAGCCACTAACTCTGGCTGGAG ATAAAGGATTTGATGAACTAGAACATTATACATCAGAACAATTAGGGAGGAACAGCAAAGTGCTGCCAATAGCTCTAATAAGCAATCCAGAAACACAAGGAG ATAAAAACGGTTATGCTGTTAATTGTACTGAAGAAAATTTTGTTCAGAAAGACTCTGTTACAGAAGTTCCAATCACTCGTAATCCAGAGAAAGAAGTAATAGAAGGCAGCCAGGCTGAAATCCTTTCTCACCCTGCTGAAGTCGTGCTAGATCTTTCTGGAGGCGAGCATCTAGTTCATAATCCACCAGTAGAGGGAATCAAG GTAGAGAGCACTGGGAAAAGGAAAAGGGGAAGACCACCCAAGTTGCAAAAGAGTCTGGAAGTTGGTCAGCTGAATGGAGGCAAGAACTTGGCAAAAGGCCCTGAAGTTGCAATGCCGAATGGAGGTGTTACTGCTCAAAACAGGTCTTTGGGAGAAGTTGTATTTCCGGTTGTGGTAGGACTGAAGGCAAAAAAGGTGGACGGTTCTGTGAACAGTAAGGAAATGATTGGAGTTGATAAAAAGATCTTAAATGGTTTAGTAGATAAAAAAAGTAAATCGAGCAGCAAGACTGAAGTTTATCCTGCAAAAAAAGATAAACTTCAAAGCAAAAAAGGTATTCAGGTTTCAGTTGGAAAACAAGCAAGAGATTCTTCAAAAAGAGGAAGGAGAACACCAATCATAGATGCTGAATCTCCAAATCAAG ATTCCGAAGACTTAAGTGCTAAAATCGTGACAGAGGTTGATGGAAAGGGTAGTTCAGTGAAAGAAGCAGAAACGTCCACTGTCCGGTCGTCTTTACATATGTCTGATGATCAACCTCTTCGCATGTGGTTGGACTGTCCAAAGACTGCTGATGCCACTA GTGTCTCACAGGGTAGGAATGTTGAGAAGCAATGTATTACAAATTTTAGTAAAGATATTGTTGTCCTACCCTCTCAGTGTGATGATCAGAATTGGCCATTTGCTAAGACCAACTACTCTCTGTGGAACTCCCTCGAAAGTGAAGAGGCGTTTCGCCTGGTGCCACAGACTCCACACTTTCAGTCTTTGTTCTCACAAAGAGAGAGTTCTCGTGAAGGTGCTGCAATAGCTTCAATGGTTAACTTCTCCAATGTGTTTAAAATGGCATCCAACTTGCAACCTGATTGCCCTAGAAACACTATAGAGGATGCTCTGGAAACTCTTCTTGATCTGGAAAATGATGGGTTTATGGTCAATGTGGTACGGGATCGTTTCTTGCAGTTGCTATCAGCCAAGGACAAGGTTGAAGGATTTGTGGCCAAGGCAAAGGAAACTACCGATCAAATCGAGGAAATAGACCATGATCAGTCAATGATCGACTTAAACATTAAAGATATACAGAATCGCATACGTTTGCTGCAAGAAGAGTGTGCCTTGGCTTTGTCAAAAAAGGCAGAACAATATTCAACGATTGctcatttgaaatcaaaagtCAGTGGCCTTAATGATAGCATCAGGAATGCTGAACTTGAGTTTACTGCCCTGGTAGCTACCCCTTGGCAAGTGTGA
- the LOC108209434 gene encoding DUF724 domain-containing protein 3 isoform X5, translating into MGIDSSSKFTKNARVEVTSEEEGFTGAWYLAKIIDPFPRKRPNQFYVQYETLLDENSAKPLKEFVNCSLVRPIPPQEIQKIQSFQLDDAVDAFYKDGWWTGVITNVFEGNSRFEVTFSNPPDLIVFPAGDLRLHRDWINGKWTRPKKNQRITGLLFSIGKKVEVSFSRVEHSEVWFPAIVQEDTGNGSFLVEYQCLGKNGEPESLKVVVDSLHIRPSPPQLKGKNYDLLEKVDAYIEFGWWSGVLTKELPDNKYLVFFNKMKKERLLGQSEIRPHMEWKEGNWFSTSQRTKRHKVDEPEYHAPQHSKRSVGRPPKSRIDKGFDELEHYTSEQLGRNSKVLPIALISNPETQGDKNGYAVNCTEENFVQKDSVTEVPITRNPEKEVIEGSQAEILSHPAEVVLDLSGGEHLVHNPPVEGIKEADQLERQVESTGKRKRGRPPKLQKSLEVGQLNGGKNLAKGPEVAMPNGGVTAQNRSLGEVVFPVVVGLKAKKVDGSVNSKEMIGVDKKILNGLVDKKSKSSSKTEVYPAKKDKLQSKKGIQVSVGKQARDSSKRGRRTPIIDAESPNQDSEDLSAKIVTEVDGKGSSVKEAETSTVRSSLHMSDDQPLRMWLDCPKTADATSVSQGRNVEKQCITNFSKDIVVLPSQCDDQNWPFAKTNYSLWNSLESEEAFRLVPQTPHFQSLFSQRESSREGAAIASMVNFSNVFKMASNLQPDCPRNTIEDALETLLDLENDGFMVNVVRDRFLQLLSAKDKVEGFVAKAKETTDQIEEIDHDQSMIDLNIKDIQNRIRLLQEECALALSKKAEQYSTIAHLKSKVSGLNDSIRNAELEFTALVATPWQV; encoded by the exons ATGGGTATAGATAGCTCTTCTAAATTCACAAAAAACGCTCGTGTGGAAGTCACATCTGAGGAAGAGGGCTTCACTGGTGCTTGGTATCTTGCAAAAATTATCGACCCTTTTCCGAGGAAGAGGCCTAATCAATTTTATGTCCAGTATGAAACTCTTTTGGATGAGAATTCTGCGAAACCCTTGAAGGAATTTGTGAATTGTAGCCTTGTGAGGCCTATTCCCCCTCAAGAAATtcaaaagattcaatcttttcaGCTTGATGATGCTGTGGATGCTTTTTACAAAGATGGGTGGTGGACTGGTGTGATTACTAATGTGTTTGAGGGGAATTCGAGATTTGAGGTCACGTTTTCAAACCCCCCGGATTTGATTGTGTTTCCAGCTGGGGATTTACGGCTTCATCGCGATTGGATTAATGGGAAATGGACCCGGCCTAAAAAAAATCAG AGAATAACAGGGCTGCTATTTAGCATTGGAAAAAAGGTAGAAGTGTCTTTTTCAAGAGTAGAGCATAGTGAAGTTTGGTTCCCGGCAATTGTACAAGAAGACACAGGAAACGGCTCTTTCTTGGTAGAGTATCAGTGCCTCGGGAAGAATGGTGAACCTGAGTCTCTGAAAGTGGTAGTTGATTCTCTTCATATTCGGCCTTCTCCTCCTCAGTTGAAGGGGAAAAATTATGATCTGTTAGAGAAGGTGGACGCGTACATTGAGTTTGGTTGGTGGAGTGGAGTGTTAACTAAAGAACTTCCTGATAATAAGTATCTTGTTTTCTTTAACAAAATGAAGAAAGAGAGGTTACTTGGTCAGTCAGAAATAAGACCGCACATGGAGTGGAAAGAGGGAAATTGGTTTAGTACATCCCAG AGGACTAAACGTCACAAGGTTGATGAACCTGAGTACCATGCTCCACAGCATTCAAAAAGAAGCGTTGGGAGGCCACCAAAATCACGGATTG ATAAAGGATTTGATGAACTAGAACATTATACATCAGAACAATTAGGGAGGAACAGCAAAGTGCTGCCAATAGCTCTAATAAGCAATCCAGAAACACAAGGAG ATAAAAACGGTTATGCTGTTAATTGTACTGAAGAAAATTTTGTTCAGAAAGACTCTGTTACAGAAGTTCCAATCACTCGTAATCCAGAGAAAGAAGTAATAGAAGGCAGCCAGGCTGAAATCCTTTCTCACCCTGCTGAAGTCGTGCTAGATCTTTCTGGAGGCGAGCATCTAGTTCATAATCCACCAGTAGAGGGAATCAAG GAGGCTGATCAACTTGAACGACAGGTAGAGAGCACTGGGAAAAGGAAAAGGGGAAGACCACCCAAGTTGCAAAAGAGTCTGGAAGTTGGTCAGCTGAATGGAGGCAAGAACTTGGCAAAAGGCCCTGAAGTTGCAATGCCGAATGGAGGTGTTACTGCTCAAAACAGGTCTTTGGGAGAAGTTGTATTTCCGGTTGTGGTAGGACTGAAGGCAAAAAAGGTGGACGGTTCTGTGAACAGTAAGGAAATGATTGGAGTTGATAAAAAGATCTTAAATGGTTTAGTAGATAAAAAAAGTAAATCGAGCAGCAAGACTGAAGTTTATCCTGCAAAAAAAGATAAACTTCAAAGCAAAAAAGGTATTCAGGTTTCAGTTGGAAAACAAGCAAGAGATTCTTCAAAAAGAGGAAGGAGAACACCAATCATAGATGCTGAATCTCCAAATCAAG ATTCCGAAGACTTAAGTGCTAAAATCGTGACAGAGGTTGATGGAAAGGGTAGTTCAGTGAAAGAAGCAGAAACGTCCACTGTCCGGTCGTCTTTACATATGTCTGATGATCAACCTCTTCGCATGTGGTTGGACTGTCCAAAGACTGCTGATGCCACTA GTGTCTCACAGGGTAGGAATGTTGAGAAGCAATGTATTACAAATTTTAGTAAAGATATTGTTGTCCTACCCTCTCAGTGTGATGATCAGAATTGGCCATTTGCTAAGACCAACTACTCTCTGTGGAACTCCCTCGAAAGTGAAGAGGCGTTTCGCCTGGTGCCACAGACTCCACACTTTCAGTCTTTGTTCTCACAAAGAGAGAGTTCTCGTGAAGGTGCTGCAATAGCTTCAATGGTTAACTTCTCCAATGTGTTTAAAATGGCATCCAACTTGCAACCTGATTGCCCTAGAAACACTATAGAGGATGCTCTGGAAACTCTTCTTGATCTGGAAAATGATGGGTTTATGGTCAATGTGGTACGGGATCGTTTCTTGCAGTTGCTATCAGCCAAGGACAAGGTTGAAGGATTTGTGGCCAAGGCAAAGGAAACTACCGATCAAATCGAGGAAATAGACCATGATCAGTCAATGATCGACTTAAACATTAAAGATATACAGAATCGCATACGTTTGCTGCAAGAAGAGTGTGCCTTGGCTTTGTCAAAAAAGGCAGAACAATATTCAACGATTGctcatttgaaatcaaaagtCAGTGGCCTTAATGATAGCATCAGGAATGCTGAACTTGAGTTTACTGCCCTGGTAGCTACCCCTTGGCAAGTGTGA
- the LOC108209434 gene encoding uncharacterized protein LOC108209434 isoform X1 has translation MGIDSSSKFTKNARVEVTSEEEGFTGAWYLAKIIDPFPRKRPNQFYVQYETLLDENSAKPLKEFVNCSLVRPIPPQEIQKIQSFQLDDAVDAFYKDGWWTGVITNVFEGNSRFEVTFSNPPDLIVFPAGDLRLHRDWINGKWTRPKKNQRITGLLFSIGKKVEVSFSRVEHSEVWFPAIVQEDTGNGSFLVEYQCLGKNGEPESLKVVVDSLHIRPSPPQLKGKNYDLLEKVDAYIEFGWWSGVLTKELPDNKYLVFFNKMKKERLLGQSEIRPHMEWKEGNWFSTSQDISTTLDYQGLAKSDNLNVHQTEARTADFLNSLDIRTEWVTPSKEMEHSNNSNLPILPKDRLYSSLVKASGDDIHLISNSTNGGARTSNIEQSKFNLPSENFSRGKRARTKRHKVDEPEYHAPQHSKRSVGRPPKSRIGKPLTLAGDKGFDELEHYTSEQLGRNSKVLPIALISNPETQGDKNGYAVNCTEENFVQKDSVTEVPITRNPEKEVIEGSQAEILSHPAEVVLDLSGGEHLVHNPPVEGIKEADQLERQVESTGKRKRGRPPKLQKSLEVGQLNGGKNLAKGPEVAMPNGGVTAQNRSLGEVVFPVVVGLKAKKVDGSVNSKEMIGVDKKILNGLVDKKSKSSSKTEVYPAKKDKLQSKKGIQVSVGKQARDSSKRGRRTPIIDAESPNQDSEDLSAKIVTEVDGKGSSVKEAETSTVRSSLHMSDDQPLRMWLDCPKTADATSVSQGRNVEKQCITNFSKDIVVLPSQCDDQNWPFAKTNYSLWNSLESEEAFRLVPQTPHFQSLFSQRESSREGAAIASMVNFSNVFKMASNLQPDCPRNTIEDALETLLDLENDGFMVNVVRDRFLQLLSAKDKVEGFVAKAKETTDQIEEIDHDQSMIDLNIKDIQNRIRLLQEECALALSKKAEQYSTIAHLKSKVSGLNDSIRNAELEFTALVATPWQV, from the exons ATGGGTATAGATAGCTCTTCTAAATTCACAAAAAACGCTCGTGTGGAAGTCACATCTGAGGAAGAGGGCTTCACTGGTGCTTGGTATCTTGCAAAAATTATCGACCCTTTTCCGAGGAAGAGGCCTAATCAATTTTATGTCCAGTATGAAACTCTTTTGGATGAGAATTCTGCGAAACCCTTGAAGGAATTTGTGAATTGTAGCCTTGTGAGGCCTATTCCCCCTCAAGAAATtcaaaagattcaatcttttcaGCTTGATGATGCTGTGGATGCTTTTTACAAAGATGGGTGGTGGACTGGTGTGATTACTAATGTGTTTGAGGGGAATTCGAGATTTGAGGTCACGTTTTCAAACCCCCCGGATTTGATTGTGTTTCCAGCTGGGGATTTACGGCTTCATCGCGATTGGATTAATGGGAAATGGACCCGGCCTAAAAAAAATCAG AGAATAACAGGGCTGCTATTTAGCATTGGAAAAAAGGTAGAAGTGTCTTTTTCAAGAGTAGAGCATAGTGAAGTTTGGTTCCCGGCAATTGTACAAGAAGACACAGGAAACGGCTCTTTCTTGGTAGAGTATCAGTGCCTCGGGAAGAATGGTGAACCTGAGTCTCTGAAAGTGGTAGTTGATTCTCTTCATATTCGGCCTTCTCCTCCTCAGTTGAAGGGGAAAAATTATGATCTGTTAGAGAAGGTGGACGCGTACATTGAGTTTGGTTGGTGGAGTGGAGTGTTAACTAAAGAACTTCCTGATAATAAGTATCTTGTTTTCTTTAACAAAATGAAGAAAGAGAGGTTACTTGGTCAGTCAGAAATAAGACCGCACATGGAGTGGAAAGAGGGAAATTGGTTTAGTACATCCCAG GATATCTCTACCACCCTGGATTATCAAGGACTGGCAAAGAGTGATAACCTAAATGTCCATCAGACTGAAGCGAGAACTgctgattttttaaattcgcTGGACATTAGAACGGAGTGGGTCACTCCTTCCAAGGAGATGGAACATTCAAATAATTCCAATCTCCCAATTCTCCCAAAAGATCGTTTGTATTCATCTTTGGTAAAAGCTTCAGGTGATGACATACATTTAATTTCTAATTCAACCAATGGTGGTGCTAGAACCAGTAACATAGAGCAGTCCAAATTTAATCTGCCATCAGAGAATTTCTCGCGAGGAAAGAGAGCT AGGACTAAACGTCACAAGGTTGATGAACCTGAGTACCATGCTCCACAGCATTCAAAAAGAAGCGTTGGGAGGCCACCAAAATCACGGATTGGTAAGCCACTAACTCTGGCTGGAG ATAAAGGATTTGATGAACTAGAACATTATACATCAGAACAATTAGGGAGGAACAGCAAAGTGCTGCCAATAGCTCTAATAAGCAATCCAGAAACACAAGGAG ATAAAAACGGTTATGCTGTTAATTGTACTGAAGAAAATTTTGTTCAGAAAGACTCTGTTACAGAAGTTCCAATCACTCGTAATCCAGAGAAAGAAGTAATAGAAGGCAGCCAGGCTGAAATCCTTTCTCACCCTGCTGAAGTCGTGCTAGATCTTTCTGGAGGCGAGCATCTAGTTCATAATCCACCAGTAGAGGGAATCAAG GAGGCTGATCAACTTGAACGACAGGTAGAGAGCACTGGGAAAAGGAAAAGGGGAAGACCACCCAAGTTGCAAAAGAGTCTGGAAGTTGGTCAGCTGAATGGAGGCAAGAACTTGGCAAAAGGCCCTGAAGTTGCAATGCCGAATGGAGGTGTTACTGCTCAAAACAGGTCTTTGGGAGAAGTTGTATTTCCGGTTGTGGTAGGACTGAAGGCAAAAAAGGTGGACGGTTCTGTGAACAGTAAGGAAATGATTGGAGTTGATAAAAAGATCTTAAATGGTTTAGTAGATAAAAAAAGTAAATCGAGCAGCAAGACTGAAGTTTATCCTGCAAAAAAAGATAAACTTCAAAGCAAAAAAGGTATTCAGGTTTCAGTTGGAAAACAAGCAAGAGATTCTTCAAAAAGAGGAAGGAGAACACCAATCATAGATGCTGAATCTCCAAATCAAG ATTCCGAAGACTTAAGTGCTAAAATCGTGACAGAGGTTGATGGAAAGGGTAGTTCAGTGAAAGAAGCAGAAACGTCCACTGTCCGGTCGTCTTTACATATGTCTGATGATCAACCTCTTCGCATGTGGTTGGACTGTCCAAAGACTGCTGATGCCACTA GTGTCTCACAGGGTAGGAATGTTGAGAAGCAATGTATTACAAATTTTAGTAAAGATATTGTTGTCCTACCCTCTCAGTGTGATGATCAGAATTGGCCATTTGCTAAGACCAACTACTCTCTGTGGAACTCCCTCGAAAGTGAAGAGGCGTTTCGCCTGGTGCCACAGACTCCACACTTTCAGTCTTTGTTCTCACAAAGAGAGAGTTCTCGTGAAGGTGCTGCAATAGCTTCAATGGTTAACTTCTCCAATGTGTTTAAAATGGCATCCAACTTGCAACCTGATTGCCCTAGAAACACTATAGAGGATGCTCTGGAAACTCTTCTTGATCTGGAAAATGATGGGTTTATGGTCAATGTGGTACGGGATCGTTTCTTGCAGTTGCTATCAGCCAAGGACAAGGTTGAAGGATTTGTGGCCAAGGCAAAGGAAACTACCGATCAAATCGAGGAAATAGACCATGATCAGTCAATGATCGACTTAAACATTAAAGATATACAGAATCGCATACGTTTGCTGCAAGAAGAGTGTGCCTTGGCTTTGTCAAAAAAGGCAGAACAATATTCAACGATTGctcatttgaaatcaaaagtCAGTGGCCTTAATGATAGCATCAGGAATGCTGAACTTGAGTTTACTGCCCTGGTAGCTACCCCTTGGCAAGTGTGA